The proteins below are encoded in one region of Silene latifolia isolate original U9 population chromosome 2, ASM4854445v1, whole genome shotgun sequence:
- the LOC141641031 gene encoding uncharacterized protein LOC141641031, whose amino-acid sequence MKEELQADIFSVSGFQEGKMPFRYLGVPIQPGKVSKKDCSSLVEKMVVRIRRLGAKKLSYAGRVVLTNSVLNTLYNYWAAMFVIPKAAIKRVEAICRNFLWDSSTEYHRVPLVGWDRVTMPKSAGGLWNKKASIWNIASVEKLVNWIYSKADRLWIKWIDNVYLKGANWNEYTPANDSTWTWKTICKVKEKIKNGFIDNCWAPHKKGYDWLMGTYPTQNWTKIVWNEWNVPKHSFNSWLIMQEGLNTKAKLFAYGICQDDMCILCAEQSETIEHLFTECKFSCQVQKCVEEWIERPFPTDTELLNANGSNLKWKALALVLTTYKYTVWSQRNHARIQLNVMRPVVVAQRMKKMIK is encoded by the exons ATGAAAGAGGAATTGCAGGCTGATATTTTCTCAGTCTCAGGATTCCAGGAAGGAAAAATGCCCTTCAGGTATCTAGGAGTTCCAATTCAGCCAGGTAAAGTCTCTAAAAAAGATTGCAGTAGTCTTGTGGAGAAAATGGTGGTAAGAATCAGACGTCTTGGAGCTAAAAAGTTGTCCTATGCTGGCAGGGTTGTCCTTACAAATTCAGTCCTTAATACATTGTATAACTACTGGGCTGCAATGTTTGTCATTCCTAAAGCTGCTATTAAGAGAGTTGAGGCAATTTGCAGGAATTTCTTATGGGATAGTTCCACTGAATACCATAGAGTCCCCTTGGTGGGTTGGGATAGAGTCACTATGCCAAAATCTGCAGGAGGACTTTGGAATAAAAAAGCAAGTATCTGGAACATAGCTTCAGTTGAAAAACTGGTGAACTGGATATATTCGAAGGCTGATAGGCTCTGGATTAAATGGATTGATAATGTTTACCTAAAAGGAGCAAACTGGAATGAATACAcacctgcaaatgattctacttgGACTTGGAAGACTATATGTAAGGTGAAGGAGAAGATTAAGAATGGTTTCATTGACAACTGTTGGGCTCCTCATAAAAAAGG ATATGACTGGCTAATGGGAACTTATCCTACTCAGAACTGGACAAAAATCGTGTGGAATGAATGGAATGTGCCCAAACATTCTTTCAATTCCTGGCTGATAATGCAGGAAGGACTGAATACTAAAGCTAAGCTCTTTGCTTATGGTATCTGTCAGGATGATATGTGCATCCTATGTGCTGAACAGTCTGAAACCATTGAGCATTTATTCACTGAATGTAAATTCAGTTGCCAAGTTCAGAAATGTGTTGAAGAATGGATTGAACGACCTTTCCCCACTGACACTGAGTTGCTGAATGCTAATGGAAGTAACCTGAAATGGAAAGCTTTAGCTCTTGTGCTGACTACTTACAAATATACTGTCTGGTCCCAACGCAATCATGCGAGAATTCAGCTCAATGTAATGAGGCCTGTAGTAGTAGCACAACGGATGAAGAAGATGATCAAATAG